From the genome of Cyanobacteria bacterium QS_8_64_29, one region includes:
- a CDS encoding NADH-quinone oxidoreductase subunit NuoK, which yields MELQLEYYLLIAAALFCIGIFGVVTSRNMVRVLMSIELLLNAVNLNLVGFSTYMDPVGVKGQVFAIFVITVAAAEAAVGLAIVLAIYRNRNTTDMERFNLLRW from the coding sequence ATGGAACTGCAACTGGAGTACTACCTGCTAATTGCAGCTGCCCTGTTCTGCATCGGCATTTTTGGGGTGGTCACGAGCCGCAATATGGTGCGCGTGCTGATGTCGATCGAACTGCTGCTCAACGCGGTCAATCTCAACCTGGTCGGCTTTTCCACCTACATGGATCCGGTGGGCGTTAAGGGGCAAGTGTTTGCCATTTTTGTGATTACGGTGGCAGCTGCGGAAGCCGCGGTGGGCCTGGCAATCGTGTTGGCGATCTATCGCAATCGCAACACCACCGATATGGAGCGCTTTAACCTGCTGCGGTGGTAA
- a CDS encoding DNA helicase RecG, producing the protein MAESQSPDWGQLQKALAVEAERGFIDTAGRRYRFSEFLCLQLGKPPAGLTGKWRRRWQQLATEFAHYPQKPIEQRQHLVAETRRLLQAVQQSQQQPAAPAASPSPRAASARATYTSHAIGLERPVDELPGIGAHRSRQLAQLGLSTVRDLLFYYPRDYVDYANQVNITDLVAGETVTVVGTVKSCQCFTSPRNRKLTVFKLRLRDATGQIELSRFLAGARFAHRGWQERQRRRYPRGTVVAASGLVKRGKYGLTLDAPEIEVLEGADASPGSLKVGRILSVYPLAEGVPADTVRRATWAALPAREHLSDPLPAALRQQHDLVDRPTAITDIHFPADGDCLSAAKRRLVFDEFFFLQLGFLQRRRQQRQSQQSAILSPRGELIERFQQLLPFALTQAQQRAINEILADLPSETPMNRLVQGDVGSGKTVVAVHAILAAIQSGYQAALMAPTEVLAEQHYRKLVAWFNQLQLPVELLTGSTKTNKRRTVRAQLETGELPLLVGTHALIQDAVNFQQLGLAVIDEQHRFGVQQRARLLSKGRSPHVLTLTATPIPRTLALTLHGDLDVSQIDELPPGRQRIQTTVLAGKERSQAYELIRREAVQSRQAYIVLPLVEESDKLDIRAATQEHQRLQTKVFPNLQVGLLHGRMTAADKDAAVEAFRRNETQILVSTTVIEVGVDVPNATVMLIENAERFGLSQLHQLRGRVGRGQDRGYCLLLGHSQSDAAQQRLKVLEQSQDGFFIAEMDMRFRGPGEVLGSRQSGLPDFALANLTEDQQVLELARTVAETLLAQDEALERHPGIRQELANRYRQLMGGKILT; encoded by the coding sequence ATGGCGGAGAGCCAATCGCCCGACTGGGGGCAGCTGCAGAAAGCGCTGGCGGTTGAAGCCGAGCGCGGGTTTATCGACACGGCCGGCCGACGGTACCGTTTTAGCGAGTTTTTGTGCCTGCAACTGGGCAAGCCGCCGGCCGGCCTCACCGGCAAGTGGCGGCGCCGCTGGCAACAGCTAGCTACTGAGTTCGCGCACTACCCGCAAAAGCCCATAGAGCAGCGGCAGCATCTGGTCGCCGAGACCCGCCGCTTGCTCCAAGCCGTGCAGCAATCGCAACAGCAGCCCGCCGCGCCAGCGGCCTCCCCATCGCCGCGCGCTGCCTCGGCGCGCGCCACCTATACCTCCCATGCGATTGGGTTAGAGCGCCCAGTGGATGAGCTGCCCGGTATTGGGGCGCATCGCAGCCGCCAGCTGGCCCAATTGGGTTTATCGACCGTGCGCGACCTCCTGTTTTACTACCCGCGCGACTACGTCGACTATGCCAACCAGGTCAACATTACCGATTTGGTGGCTGGCGAAACGGTGACCGTGGTGGGAACGGTCAAAAGCTGCCAGTGCTTTACCAGTCCGCGAAACCGCAAGCTGACTGTTTTTAAGCTCCGCCTGCGGGACGCAACCGGCCAGATCGAGCTCAGTCGCTTTTTGGCCGGCGCACGTTTTGCCCATCGCGGCTGGCAGGAACGCCAGCGGCGCCGGTACCCGCGCGGAACCGTCGTTGCTGCCTCGGGGTTGGTTAAGCGCGGCAAGTACGGCCTGACGCTCGATGCTCCCGAGATTGAGGTGCTGGAGGGGGCTGATGCCAGCCCCGGCTCGCTGAAAGTGGGCCGCATTTTATCGGTCTATCCGCTAGCTGAGGGCGTCCCGGCCGATACGGTGCGGCGGGCAACCTGGGCGGCCCTACCGGCACGCGAGCACCTCAGCGACCCGCTACCGGCAGCGCTGCGCCAGCAGCACGATCTGGTTGATCGCCCCACCGCGATCACCGACATTCACTTTCCAGCCGATGGCGATTGCTTGTCAGCCGCCAAGCGGCGATTGGTCTTTGACGAGTTCTTCTTTTTGCAACTGGGATTCCTGCAGCGCCGCCGGCAGCAGCGCCAGTCGCAACAAAGTGCCATCCTATCGCCGCGCGGCGAGCTGATCGAGCGCTTCCAGCAACTGCTGCCGTTTGCCCTGACCCAAGCCCAACAGCGCGCCATCAACGAAATTCTGGCGGATCTGCCCTCAGAGACGCCTATGAACCGCCTCGTGCAAGGGGACGTGGGCTCGGGCAAAACGGTTGTGGCCGTACACGCCATCCTGGCCGCCATTCAATCGGGCTATCAGGCAGCACTCATGGCCCCGACTGAAGTGCTGGCCGAGCAGCATTACCGCAAGCTGGTGGCATGGTTCAACCAGCTGCAGCTACCGGTGGAGCTGCTGACCGGCTCGACCAAAACTAACAAGCGCCGGACCGTGCGCGCCCAACTCGAGACGGGCGAGCTGCCCCTGCTGGTCGGAACGCACGCGCTGATCCAGGATGCCGTCAACTTTCAGCAGCTGGGGCTAGCCGTCATAGACGAGCAACACCGCTTTGGCGTCCAGCAGCGCGCGCGCTTGCTGAGCAAAGGGCGATCGCCGCATGTGCTGACCCTAACCGCCACGCCCATTCCGCGCACCCTGGCCCTAACGCTCCACGGCGATTTGGATGTCTCGCAGATCGACGAGCTGCCGCCCGGGCGCCAGCGGATTCAAACCACTGTGCTGGCGGGGAAAGAGCGGTCTCAGGCCTACGAGCTCATCCGGCGCGAAGCCGTCCAAAGCCGGCAAGCTTACATCGTGCTGCCGCTCGTGGAGGAATCCGACAAGCTCGACATTCGCGCTGCTACCCAGGAACACCAGCGCTTGCAGACCAAGGTGTTTCCCAACCTTCAGGTTGGCCTGCTCCACGGACGCATGACCGCTGCCGACAAGGATGCGGCGGTCGAGGCCTTCCGCCGCAACGAAACTCAAATCCTGGTCTCGACAACCGTGATCGAAGTGGGGGTTGATGTGCCTAACGCCACGGTCATGCTGATCGAAAACGCGGAACGGTTCGGGCTATCGCAGCTGCACCAACTGCGCGGTCGGGTAGGACGCGGTCAGGATCGCGGCTACTGCTTGCTGCTAGGGCACTCCCAATCGGATGCGGCGCAGCAGCGCCTCAAGGTGCTGGAGCAGTCCCAGGATGGCTTTTTCATTGCCGAGATGGACATGCGCTTTCGCGGGCCGGGCGAGGTTTTGGGCAGCCGCCAATCGGGCCTGCCCGACTTTGCCCTGGCCAACCTCACTGAAGACCAGCAGGTGCTGGAGCTTGCCCGCACGGTAGCCGAAACGCTGCTAGCCCAAGATGAGGCCCTCGAGCGCCATCCCGGCATCCGGCAAGAACTAGCAAACCGCTACCGGCAACTGATGGGGGGCAAGATTTTGACTTGA
- a CDS encoding NADH-quinone oxidoreductase subunit J — translation MDLAQGVRLVSFFVLTAGTIAAALGVVLVPNLVYAAFLLGGVFASVAGLYVLLNADFLAAAQVLIYVGAVNVLILFAIMLVNRREAFPPTSRRWWRGSVAGLVSAGLFALLATVVVDTPWSLAPANVAPIPYPVVEIGKHFFSDYLLPFELASILLLMAMVGAIVLARRDVIPEGELPPGQTQQTVWRLRERPRELLPASKSAKEAER, via the coding sequence GTGGATTTAGCTCAAGGTGTCCGACTGGTTTCGTTTTTTGTGCTGACGGCCGGCACCATCGCAGCTGCCCTTGGCGTGGTGCTGGTGCCCAACCTCGTCTATGCAGCCTTTTTGCTGGGCGGCGTCTTTGCCAGCGTTGCTGGCCTTTACGTGCTGCTCAATGCTGACTTTCTGGCGGCTGCCCAAGTCCTGATCTACGTTGGCGCTGTCAACGTTTTGATCCTGTTTGCCATCATGCTGGTCAACCGGCGCGAGGCCTTTCCACCAACCAGCCGGCGTTGGTGGCGCGGTAGCGTTGCCGGGCTAGTGAGTGCTGGCCTGTTTGCGCTGTTGGCAACTGTCGTTGTGGACACGCCCTGGTCGCTGGCCCCAGCCAATGTAGCGCCCATCCCTTACCCGGTTGTCGAGATTGGCAAACACTTTTTTAGCGACTACCTGCTGCCGTTTGAGCTGGCCTCGATCCTGCTGCTAATGGCCATGGTGGGCGCGATCGTGCTGGCCCGGCGCGATGTCATTCCCGAGGGCGAGCTGCCCCCTGGGCAAACGCAGCAGACCGTGTGGCGATTGCGGGAGCGTCCGCGCGAGCTGCTACCCGCTAGTAAGAGCGCCAAGGAGGCAGAGCGCTAG